One window from the genome of Nitrospiraceae bacterium encodes:
- a CDS encoding CHAT domain-containing protein, giving the protein MTSTVAAELSPQNLMAEGSRQYQQGQLEEAARSWTQAAQIYEKSGDHPNHIQALIYLSRALLDMGQYQRAQQLLRTAVQSAQETTQPRLMAQAFSQLGTLHLNVGEWDSALEILQQGLKVSREIEDRPLMAAILNDLGNAHAVRRNNTEALAAYTESSILADSLDLQPLSIRAMINAALVEIRQQSAQNGRIHLQQALEKTRTLQDSHEKIQNLLTIGMGLRDLSHHITEEHATVFTQASESFREAIGSAKEIGDWKNESYGWGFLGELYEEGGRHEEALQLTRLAIRTSQQGRAPEALYRWEWNTGRHLKNLGRTDEAISAYQRAIETLQPIRQQLSVGLPQNPASFRESLGALFFETAALLLQQADEVTDATRKERLLFHTRDTIEAFKAAELQDYFKDDCVEANRGRIQAIDKVSNTTAIIYPILFPDRMALLVSLGGTMKKITVPVQERDLTEKIHRFRTLLEKRTTHQYLPHAQALYDLLIRPLEPYLSEFGIQTLVFVPDGPLRTIPMGPLHDGEKFLIQKYAIATTPGLTLTDAHPLDREQVNLLSIGLSEGVQGFSPLPHTQQEIKKLQDLFGGKTLLNEEFRIPNLEQDMKEENFTIIHIASHGKFTKEPKNSFILTYDKKLSIDHLRELIGLFQFRKVPLDLLTLSACETAAGDEQSALGLAGVAVKAGARSALATLWFINDQASSILIKDFYVRLKESSLSKAQALRDAQLALLDHPIYRHPSYWAPFLLINNWL; this is encoded by the coding sequence ATGACGAGTACCGTTGCGGCTGAACTGTCCCCTCAAAATTTGATGGCGGAAGGAAGCCGGCAGTATCAGCAGGGCCAGTTGGAAGAGGCGGCCCGGTCCTGGACTCAAGCCGCCCAGATCTATGAAAAATCCGGAGATCATCCCAATCACATTCAAGCGCTCATTTATCTCTCGAGAGCCCTGCTCGATATGGGCCAATACCAACGAGCGCAACAACTCCTTCGCACAGCCGTTCAATCAGCACAGGAGACCACCCAGCCACGCCTGATGGCCCAGGCATTCAGCCAATTGGGAACCTTGCATCTCAATGTGGGAGAGTGGGATTCGGCCCTCGAGATCCTGCAACAGGGGCTGAAGGTCTCCAGGGAAATCGAAGATCGACCGCTCATGGCTGCCATCCTCAATGATCTGGGCAATGCCCATGCGGTTCGCCGGAACAACACAGAAGCCCTGGCGGCTTATACAGAATCCAGCATTCTCGCTGATTCACTGGATCTCCAACCGCTCTCCATTCGAGCCATGATCAATGCCGCCCTGGTGGAAATCAGGCAGCAGTCCGCACAAAACGGGAGAATCCATCTGCAACAAGCACTGGAGAAAACACGAACACTTCAGGACTCCCACGAAAAAATTCAAAACCTGCTCACCATCGGAATGGGGTTGAGGGACCTCAGCCACCACATCACAGAGGAGCATGCCACGGTATTCACGCAAGCTTCTGAGTCGTTTCGGGAAGCCATAGGCAGCGCAAAAGAAATTGGAGACTGGAAAAATGAATCCTATGGGTGGGGATTTCTAGGAGAATTGTATGAAGAAGGGGGCCGCCATGAGGAAGCCCTCCAACTCACTCGATTGGCGATTCGGACGAGCCAACAGGGCCGGGCCCCGGAAGCCCTCTATCGCTGGGAATGGAACACGGGCCGGCACCTCAAAAATCTGGGTCGCACGGACGAGGCCATTTCAGCCTACCAGCGAGCGATCGAGACGCTCCAACCCATTCGTCAGCAACTGTCTGTCGGGCTCCCCCAGAACCCGGCGTCGTTTCGAGAATCGCTGGGAGCCTTATTTTTTGAAACCGCTGCCCTGCTACTCCAGCAGGCTGACGAAGTGACAGATGCCACCAGAAAAGAAAGGCTCCTGTTCCACACCCGGGATACCATTGAAGCATTCAAGGCCGCAGAGCTCCAGGATTACTTCAAAGACGATTGCGTGGAAGCGAACAGGGGAAGAATTCAAGCCATCGATAAAGTATCCAACACCACGGCGATTATTTATCCCATTCTCTTCCCTGACCGGATGGCTCTGCTGGTCAGCCTTGGAGGAACGATGAAAAAAATCACCGTTCCGGTTCAAGAACGTGACCTGACAGAAAAAATTCACCGGTTCCGGACCTTATTGGAAAAACGGACCACCCATCAATATCTCCCCCATGCGCAGGCCCTGTACGACCTGCTTATCCGGCCGCTTGAACCGTATCTGAGTGAATTCGGGATCCAAACCCTCGTCTTCGTCCCGGATGGTCCATTACGAACCATTCCCATGGGACCACTCCATGACGGAGAAAAATTTCTCATTCAAAAATATGCCATTGCGACGACTCCGGGGCTGACGCTTACCGATGCACACCCCCTTGACCGGGAGCAGGTCAATCTGTTGTCGATTGGACTGTCCGAGGGCGTACAGGGATTTTCACCGCTCCCCCATACGCAACAGGAGATCAAAAAGCTTCAAGATCTCTTTGGCGGAAAGACTCTCTTAAACGAAGAATTCCGCATTCCCAATCTTGAACAGGACATGAAAGAAGAAAACTTCACAATCATTCATATCGCCTCACATGGAAAATTCACAAAGGAACCCAAGAATTCATTCATCCTAACGTATGACAAAAAACTGAGCATAGATCATCTCAGAGAACTCATCGGATTATTTCAATTCCGCAAGGTCCCCCTGGATCTCTTAACATTGAGCGCCTGTGAAACGGCAGCCGGCGACGAGCAGTCCGCACTGGGCCTGGCCGGAGTGGCCGTGAAAGCAGGGGCGCGAAGCGCCTTGGCCACCTTATGGTTTATCAATGACCAGGCATCCTC